One Rhodococcus sp. P1Y DNA window includes the following coding sequences:
- a CDS encoding VOC family protein produces MTTMDEDQRSIHHAAERERIKQSYLVAADTRPPSSARGLHHTALVSSDVEKTVQFYQGILEFPLTELIENRDYPGSSHFFFDIGNGNLLAFFDFPGLDVGPYQEVLGGLHHVAISVEPTRWAALRDRLIAAGIELAEHSEVSLYFRDPDGARIELIADPLGEMYGNHVL; encoded by the coding sequence ATGACCACCATGGACGAAGACCAGAGGTCCATTCACCACGCCGCCGAGCGCGAACGTATCAAACAGAGCTACTTGGTAGCAGCCGACACGAGGCCACCGTCGTCCGCGCGCGGACTTCACCACACTGCACTCGTGAGCAGCGACGTCGAAAAGACCGTGCAGTTCTATCAGGGCATACTCGAATTTCCACTGACCGAGTTGATCGAGAACCGCGACTACCCTGGGTCTTCGCACTTCTTCTTCGACATCGGAAACGGAAACCTACTGGCGTTCTTCGATTTCCCCGGACTCGACGTCGGGCCGTACCAGGAGGTCCTGGGGGGACTCCATCATGTCGCGATCAGCGTCGAACCGACGCGATGGGCGGCGTTGCGGGACAGGCTGATTGCCGCGGGAATCGAGTTGGCCGAACACAGCGAGGTATCCCTCTACTTCCGCGACCCGGACGGCGCGCGCATCGAGCTCATCGCCGATCCGCTCGGCGAGATGTACGGCAACCACGTTCTCTGA
- a CDS encoding DNA alkylation repair protein, protein MIELAELDNPRFREVNSKHGDDHGVNLTALRAIAKRLKVQHDLALELWATDDSAARLLALLICRPKRFERDELDHMLREARTPKVHDWLVNYAVKKNSHSEELRVTWMDDADAVVASAGWALTAERVVKRPDELDLAALLDIIEAEMKDAPDRLQWAMNHCLAQIGIEHADHRPRALEIGERLRVLEHYPTPPNCTSPFAPSWINEMVARRS, encoded by the coding sequence ATGATCGAGTTGGCCGAGCTCGACAATCCCAGGTTCCGAGAGGTCAACTCCAAGCACGGTGACGACCACGGCGTGAATCTCACCGCGCTACGCGCGATCGCGAAACGGCTGAAAGTTCAGCACGACCTCGCCCTGGAACTGTGGGCTACCGACGATTCGGCTGCTCGCCTGCTCGCGTTGCTCATCTGCCGTCCAAAGCGCTTCGAACGCGACGAGCTCGACCACATGCTCCGTGAGGCGCGTACGCCCAAAGTGCACGACTGGCTCGTCAACTACGCAGTGAAGAAGAATTCGCACTCCGAGGAACTTCGGGTGACCTGGATGGACGACGCCGACGCGGTAGTGGCCAGCGCTGGGTGGGCACTCACGGCCGAACGCGTGGTCAAGAGACCTGACGAGCTCGACCTAGCCGCCCTTCTAGACATCATCGAAGCCGAGATGAAGGACGCTCCGGATCGTTTGCAGTGGGCCATGAATCACTGCCTTGCCCAGATCGGAATCGAACACGCGGACCATCGGCCGCGCGCACTCGAGATCGGTGAACGGTTGAGGGTTCTCGAGCACTATCCGACTCCCCCCAACTGCACGTCACCGTTCGCACCCAGTTGGATAAACGAAATGGTGGCCCGCAGGTCCTGA
- a CDS encoding ArsR/SmtB family transcription factor produces the protein MNGVQHKGEDDDRVFKALASPIRRRMLDLLKESPRTTGELCAELPDIDRTTALQHLRVLEGAELVTGRKVGRERHLALAPLPIKRISDRWIGEYTKAAVDLLGRLGGE, from the coding sequence ATGAATGGAGTCCAGCACAAGGGTGAAGACGATGATCGGGTGTTCAAGGCGCTCGCGTCGCCGATCCGTCGTCGCATGCTCGATCTCTTGAAAGAGTCGCCGAGAACGACCGGAGAGCTGTGCGCCGAGCTGCCGGACATCGATCGCACAACCGCCCTCCAGCATTTGCGAGTGCTGGAGGGAGCAGAACTCGTCACCGGTCGGAAGGTCGGTCGTGAGCGGCACTTGGCGCTCGCGCCCTTGCCGATCAAGCGGATATCGGATCGATGGATAGGGGAGTACACCAAGGCAGCGGTGGATCTGCTCGGACGCTTGGGCGGAGAGTGA
- a CDS encoding SRPBCC domain-containing protein yields the protein MNGSLTELSFTVSGHISRPIGEVYEAVADPEQLSKYFTTGGARGRLEPGTEVTWDFHDFPGAFPVRVVAADPPTRIVISWDGDGTTSEDGTTTTTFEFEPVDDGARTLVTIRESSWKPTSTGAKNAFGNCQGWTGMLAALKVWVEHGINLREGFYK from the coding sequence ATGAATGGAAGTCTGACGGAACTGTCTTTCACCGTGTCGGGGCATATTTCACGTCCGATCGGCGAGGTGTACGAGGCAGTGGCCGATCCGGAGCAGTTGTCGAAGTACTTCACCACTGGCGGTGCGCGAGGCCGACTCGAACCGGGAACCGAAGTGACGTGGGATTTCCACGACTTCCCAGGCGCGTTCCCCGTTCGGGTTGTTGCCGCCGATCCTCCGACTCGGATCGTCATCAGCTGGGATGGTGACGGCACCACATCCGAGGACGGCACCACCACAACCACTTTCGAGTTCGAGCCGGTCGACGACGGTGCTCGTACTCTCGTCACCATCAGGGAGTCCTCATGGAAGCCGACGTCGACCGGAGCGAAGAACGCATTCGGCAATTGCCAGGGGTGGACCGGCATGCTAGCAGCCCTCAAGGTGTGGGTGGAGCACGGAATCAACCTGCGTGAGGGCTTCTACAAGTAA
- a CDS encoding dihydrofolate reductase family protein, which translates to MGIIQIELFTTLDLVGQSPGSPDEDPENFAFGGWQAPLLDEVSGAQVGAACENTDALLLGRRTYDIFAAYWPNQNDTFATLFNSIPKYVASRGTPELPWAGSTQLGSDLVGDLRGIRDRHDHVTVVGSLDLVQTLLREKLFDRLDLWVHPIVLGEGKKVFGEGAVPSNLKLLEPPLAGGKGTVFLRYGLEEGIPATGDMDDVRGA; encoded by the coding sequence ATGGGCATCATTCAAATCGAACTGTTCACTACGCTCGACCTCGTCGGGCAATCGCCGGGAAGTCCTGACGAGGATCCGGAAAACTTCGCGTTCGGAGGATGGCAGGCACCGTTGCTCGACGAGGTCTCCGGAGCGCAGGTCGGTGCTGCGTGCGAGAATACTGATGCTCTGTTACTCGGTCGGCGGACGTACGACATCTTCGCTGCCTATTGGCCGAATCAGAACGATACGTTCGCGACCCTGTTCAACTCGATCCCTAAATATGTGGCTTCTCGCGGCACGCCTGAACTGCCGTGGGCGGGTTCCACACAACTCGGATCCGATCTGGTCGGCGATTTACGCGGAATCCGTGACCGACACGACCACGTCACGGTGGTGGGGAGCCTCGATCTGGTACAAACTCTGTTGCGCGAGAAGCTGTTCGACCGCCTCGATCTCTGGGTGCACCCCATCGTGTTGGGAGAGGGCAAGAAGGTCTTCGGGGAGGGTGCAGTACCCAGCAACCTGAAGCTTCTCGAGCCCCCGCTGGCAGGAGGAAAGGGGACGGTCTTCCTGCGTTACGGGTTGGAGGAGGGAATACCCGCAACCGGTGACATGGACGACGTTCGGGGCGCGTAG
- a CDS encoding alpha/beta fold hydrolase — translation MKTQTVSVPGATLTYDVLGELEPGVIPLVLIGSPMDATGFGTLTSHFTDRVVVTYDPRNTGRSRRDDPTAAVSFDDHAEDLHAVLNALGSGPVDIFASSGGAVNGLALVARYPGDVRTLVAHEPPAGGALDDRENIVSVCTDMVSTYDSQGLGPAMVKFMALLMHMGPIDDAFLAQPAGDPAQFGFPAEDDGARDDPLMSNMRGGGVDFVPDVDAIGAAPIRVVIGVGEESGGPDDGHIAARAAHKAAALLGLKPVIFPGGHSGFLGGEFGQMGKPTEFAATLRTVLG, via the coding sequence ATGAAAACTCAGACAGTGTCGGTTCCCGGCGCGACCTTGACCTACGACGTTCTCGGCGAACTCGAACCAGGCGTCATACCGCTGGTTCTCATCGGATCACCCATGGACGCGACCGGGTTCGGGACCTTGACGTCGCACTTCACCGACAGGGTCGTCGTGACGTACGACCCGCGGAACACAGGTCGCAGCCGACGGGATGATCCCACCGCCGCGGTCTCGTTCGACGACCATGCCGAGGACCTTCACGCCGTCTTGAATGCATTGGGTTCGGGGCCCGTCGATATCTTCGCATCGAGCGGGGGAGCGGTGAATGGACTGGCCCTCGTTGCTCGCTACCCGGGTGATGTGCGGACCCTGGTCGCGCACGAACCTCCGGCCGGCGGAGCTCTCGACGACCGCGAGAACATCGTGTCGGTGTGCACGGACATGGTGTCCACGTACGACTCGCAGGGCCTCGGGCCCGCGATGGTCAAGTTCATGGCGCTTCTGATGCACATGGGCCCGATCGACGACGCCTTCCTCGCGCAGCCGGCAGGAGATCCGGCGCAGTTCGGTTTTCCGGCTGAGGACGACGGTGCGCGGGACGATCCACTCATGTCCAACATGCGCGGCGGCGGCGTCGATTTCGTGCCGGACGTCGATGCGATCGGCGCAGCACCCATACGCGTGGTGATCGGCGTCGGCGAAGAATCAGGTGGTCCCGATGACGGCCACATCGCCGCTCGTGCAGCGCATAAAGCTGCCGCACTCCTCGGCCTGAAGCCGGTGATCTTCCCAGGCGGCCATTCGGGATTTCTCGGTGGAGAGTTCGGCCAGATGGGCAAGCCGACAGAGTTTGCCGCGACACTCCGAACGGTATTGGGCTAG
- a CDS encoding methyltransferase encodes MQQLHRETVDWIENGRERSALWRSENNAPAPKTIHVIDDTISADVAYKRASLGEPLLWRGDFNNARQLLKAMTRRAEPKKRRPSSSAAEDFHLHRQDQARRARTLGMLLVELDADFGLDYGRAPDVRLAASEVYGPSSTASLLSLRELLSLIGAHEWRRKGIHIPALDASIEPHFGVFSPLRGEYVQLVAETPLPAGTKTAFDIGTGTGVLAAVLAKRGVSHIVATDKDPRAVACATVNIDRLGYADQVEVHLVDIFPSGRASLVVCNPPWIPTKPTSGIEHAIYDPGSRMLRAFLDRLPKHLEPGGEAWLVISDLAELLGLATREDLLAAIERAGLDVLGRTDTSPTHPRASDADDLFHAARSRETTTLWRLGVR; translated from the coding sequence GTGCAGCAGCTTCACCGTGAGACCGTCGACTGGATCGAGAACGGGCGCGAACGCTCGGCGTTGTGGCGTTCGGAGAACAACGCGCCCGCTCCGAAGACCATCCACGTCATCGACGACACCATCAGCGCAGACGTCGCCTACAAGCGCGCGTCGCTCGGCGAACCACTTCTGTGGCGGGGCGACTTCAACAATGCACGCCAGCTACTGAAGGCGATGACCCGCAGGGCCGAGCCCAAGAAGCGTCGACCGTCGTCCTCGGCAGCAGAGGACTTCCACCTTCACCGGCAGGACCAGGCACGGCGAGCTCGCACACTCGGCATGTTGCTCGTCGAACTCGATGCCGACTTCGGTCTCGATTACGGCCGAGCACCCGATGTCCGACTTGCTGCCAGTGAGGTCTACGGGCCCAGCTCTACTGCTTCGTTGTTGTCGCTCCGGGAGTTGCTCAGCCTCATCGGTGCTCACGAGTGGCGACGTAAAGGCATCCATATCCCCGCCCTCGACGCGTCGATCGAACCGCATTTCGGTGTCTTCTCGCCCCTACGTGGTGAGTACGTGCAGCTCGTGGCGGAAACTCCCCTGCCCGCCGGAACGAAGACGGCGTTCGATATCGGCACGGGCACAGGCGTTCTGGCAGCAGTGTTGGCGAAACGCGGTGTCTCCCACATAGTCGCGACCGACAAGGACCCACGAGCCGTAGCCTGCGCGACCGTCAACATCGATCGATTGGGGTACGCCGATCAGGTCGAGGTGCACTTGGTTGACATCTTCCCTTCCGGTAGGGCTTCGCTCGTCGTGTGCAATCCGCCGTGGATCCCGACCAAGCCGACGTCGGGCATCGAGCATGCCATCTACGACCCGGGTAGTCGGATGTTGCGAGCATTTCTGGATCGACTCCCCAAGCACCTCGAGCCCGGCGGCGAGGCGTGGTTGGTGATCTCGGACCTCGCCGAGCTTCTCGGGCTCGCTACCCGGGAAGACTTGCTGGCGGCGATCGAGCGTGCCGGTCTCGACGTGCTCGGCCGGACGGACACTTCGCCGACGCATCCCCGCGCTTCCGACGCCGATGATCTCTTCCACGCTGCCCGCTCGCGCGAGACGACGACGCTGTGGAGGTTGGGGGTGCGCTGA
- a CDS encoding TetR/AcrR family transcriptional regulator, with protein sequence MSTASEVGGRRGARGGDVRGNILTVAMSEFAAKGFAGARMDDIALQTKTTKKMIYYYFGDKQGLYRSVLENAIVSIRAEEQRVHVDELDPVDALRRVVELTFDYHERNPDFVRLMASENTLKAFHLAQSGERSELAGPALDLLADILRRGREAGVFNATVDAVDLHFTITSFSFFRVSNQYTFDWLFQFDPVAPENRERLRKMLTDMVIGYVTLV encoded by the coding sequence ATGTCGACAGCGTCCGAGGTAGGTGGCCGTCGCGGGGCACGAGGCGGCGACGTCCGTGGGAACATCCTGACCGTGGCCATGTCCGAGTTTGCAGCCAAAGGCTTCGCCGGTGCCAGGATGGACGACATCGCGCTGCAGACGAAGACGACGAAGAAGATGATCTACTACTACTTCGGCGACAAGCAAGGTCTATACAGATCGGTCCTCGAAAATGCGATCGTGAGCATTCGAGCCGAAGAGCAGCGGGTCCATGTCGATGAACTCGATCCCGTGGATGCACTTCGACGAGTGGTCGAGCTGACCTTCGACTACCACGAGCGCAATCCGGACTTCGTACGTTTGATGGCGAGCGAAAACACGCTCAAGGCGTTCCACCTGGCGCAATCAGGGGAGCGGAGCGAATTGGCAGGCCCTGCGCTCGACCTGCTGGCAGACATACTGCGTCGCGGACGTGAAGCAGGGGTATTCAACGCCACCGTCGACGCAGTGGATCTTCACTTCACTATCACCAGCTTCAGTTTCTTTCGTGTCTCCAACCAGTACACCTTCGATTGGTTGTTCCAGTTCGACCCCGTCGCCCCCGAAAACAGAGAACGTCTGCGGAAGATGCTGACGGACATGGTCATCGGATACGTAACCCTCGTCTGA
- a CDS encoding ABC transporter permease, with translation MTASEMQTSPVAATPPATTTPTERPAHRKLLPRRDSLVTGIKAVVGILGLLGLWQLAVVVTRPPEYILVGPIDAFVELFARFDYFTTNAWVTVGEALAGFVGGTLLGIVFGGLLHYSPTIRSFLYPALVAIDTIPKVALAPLFIVWFGFGFESKAFVAMAIAFFPLVINTFDGLSTVPHELKELARINRASTWKRLTKIEFIYALPSIFSGAKISISLAVGGAVVGEFIAGSKGLGYVIMLANSQVDLAAMFAAFFVLAAIALVLFFIVDFTGKKLMPWKSHAK, from the coding sequence ATGACAGCATCTGAGATGCAGACAAGCCCCGTAGCCGCCACGCCGCCGGCAACGACAACACCGACAGAACGTCCTGCGCACCGCAAGCTGCTTCCGCGTCGCGACTCTCTCGTCACCGGCATCAAAGCAGTAGTCGGCATACTCGGACTGCTGGGCCTGTGGCAGCTGGCAGTCGTGGTCACCCGACCTCCCGAGTACATTCTGGTGGGCCCGATCGATGCCTTTGTCGAATTGTTCGCCCGCTTCGACTATTTCACGACGAATGCATGGGTCACAGTCGGCGAGGCCTTGGCTGGTTTCGTCGGCGGTACATTGCTCGGCATCGTTTTCGGAGGGCTACTCCACTACTCACCGACAATCAGAAGCTTTTTGTATCCCGCGTTGGTCGCGATCGACACGATTCCGAAGGTCGCGCTCGCTCCCCTGTTCATCGTGTGGTTCGGCTTCGGATTCGAGTCGAAAGCGTTCGTCGCCATGGCAATCGCGTTCTTCCCCTTGGTCATCAACACGTTCGACGGCCTCAGCACCGTCCCACATGAACTCAAAGAACTTGCGCGAATCAACAGGGCTTCGACATGGAAGCGGCTGACAAAGATCGAATTCATCTACGCCTTGCCGTCGATCTTCTCGGGCGCCAAAATCTCGATCTCGCTCGCGGTCGGCGGCGCGGTCGTCGGCGAATTCATCGCCGGCTCGAAGGGGCTGGGCTACGTCATCATGCTCGCCAACAGTCAGGTGGACCTGGCAGCCATGTTCGCAGCGTTCTTCGTACTGGCAGCGATTGCGCTCGTACTGTTCTTCATCGTCGATTTCACCGGCAAGAAGCTCATGCCATGGAAGTCCCACGCGAAATGA
- a CDS encoding ABC transporter substrate-binding protein, with protein MRNIRALPILITAAVLLPLTSCSTTDSENSMSVMVDVGYLPKHAPFFAAVDRGFFAEEGLDVTVMPGSGSGNTVAAVDTGKVDAGWADFGVTVLNQGRGAQVTQVDLLQARSAYAVVGLSDGNIHGWEDLPGKTIATEGAGAMTAMWPYALSKLGLRADDVDVIHAASSAKIPGLVSGQWDANLALSVSDGPAIDALGKVPVVLKWSDLGIDLYGNGIIFSNEELKNNPDRAVRFNRAMQRAYLWSCENPEGAADSFHKEVQGYETSTVVLALDEQCALNNRIGEESAPFGLMTDEGVQQMIDVSREFLGLDPNSTLTPAQVYSNDYIDPLPTTDEISAP; from the coding sequence ATGCGTAACATCCGAGCGCTGCCGATCTTGATCACCGCGGCCGTTCTTTTGCCTCTGACGTCCTGTAGCACTACGGATTCCGAGAATTCGATGTCGGTCATGGTCGACGTCGGCTACCTGCCCAAACATGCGCCGTTCTTCGCGGCCGTGGATCGCGGGTTCTTCGCCGAGGAAGGACTCGATGTCACCGTCATGCCTGGCTCCGGTTCGGGGAACACGGTCGCAGCAGTGGACACCGGCAAGGTCGACGCGGGGTGGGCCGATTTCGGTGTCACCGTACTCAACCAGGGCCGCGGCGCTCAGGTCACACAGGTCGATCTCCTGCAGGCTCGGTCAGCATACGCGGTAGTTGGACTGTCGGACGGCAACATTCACGGCTGGGAGGATCTCCCGGGCAAAACCATCGCCACCGAAGGTGCAGGCGCAATGACCGCCATGTGGCCGTACGCGCTCAGCAAACTAGGGCTTAGGGCAGACGACGTCGACGTCATTCACGCGGCCAGCAGCGCCAAGATCCCGGGATTGGTCTCTGGCCAATGGGACGCCAATCTGGCCCTATCGGTCTCGGACGGCCCTGCGATCGACGCTCTCGGCAAGGTTCCTGTGGTGTTGAAGTGGTCTGACCTCGGCATCGACCTGTACGGAAACGGGATCATCTTCTCGAACGAGGAGTTGAAGAACAACCCGGACAGGGCAGTGAGGTTCAACAGAGCGATGCAGCGCGCCTACCTGTGGTCCTGTGAAAACCCGGAGGGTGCCGCCGATTCGTTCCACAAAGAAGTCCAAGGATACGAAACCAGCACCGTCGTACTGGCTCTCGACGAGCAATGCGCACTCAACAATCGCATCGGCGAAGAGTCGGCGCCATTCGGTCTCATGACCGACGAGGGCGTGCAGCAGATGATCGACGTCTCCCGCGAGTTCCTCGGACTCGACCCGAACTCGACGTTGACTCCCGCACAGGTCTACAGCAACGACTACATCGACCCACTGCCCACCACCGACGAGATCTCCGCACCATGA
- a CDS encoding ABC transporter ATP-binding protein — protein MNKAVEVNNVGVSFRSRDGADNTVLKGVNFDVEHGQFVSIVGQSGSGKTTLLKTISGLQATTEGEVLIKGAPIAAGVEEIGMVFQSPVLLPWRNNLDNVLLPLEFRGTRDHASKTRALELLDMVGLKDKAKRYSYELSGGMQQRVAICRALVSDPELLLMDEPFGALDAMTRDTMNFEIQRIWQKAGCSVVFVTHSISEAVWLGDRVVVVGDRPGRIIADITIDLPRPRNKEHRYSPDFAEYVSEVESHIGVTAGIS, from the coding sequence ATGAACAAGGCCGTTGAAGTCAACAACGTAGGAGTCTCGTTCCGGTCGCGCGACGGCGCCGACAACACCGTTCTGAAGGGCGTGAACTTCGACGTCGAACACGGCCAGTTCGTCTCAATCGTCGGCCAATCCGGTAGTGGTAAGACAACGCTGCTCAAGACCATCTCGGGTCTTCAGGCGACAACAGAGGGCGAAGTACTCATCAAGGGTGCGCCGATCGCCGCAGGTGTCGAGGAGATCGGTATGGTGTTCCAAAGTCCTGTTCTTCTTCCGTGGCGCAACAACCTCGACAACGTCCTGCTGCCTCTCGAGTTTCGCGGCACCCGCGACCACGCATCGAAGACCAGAGCGCTCGAACTCCTGGACATGGTTGGTCTGAAAGACAAAGCCAAGCGATACTCGTACGAACTTTCGGGCGGCATGCAGCAACGAGTAGCCATCTGTCGGGCCTTGGTCTCGGATCCGGAGCTCCTGCTCATGGACGAACCGTTCGGCGCACTCGACGCGATGACCCGCGACACCATGAACTTCGAGATTCAGCGCATCTGGCAAAAGGCAGGGTGCAGCGTCGTTTTCGTCACGCACAGTATCTCGGAAGCTGTCTGGTTGGGCGATCGAGTCGTCGTGGTCGGCGACCGTCCCGGCCGCATCATCGCCGATATCACCATCGACCTGCCCAGGCCTCGCAACAAAGAACACCGCTACTCTCCCGATTTCGCCGAATACGTCAGTGAAGTCGAATCGCACATCGGGGTCACCGCCGGAATCAGCTGA
- a CDS encoding M24 family metallopeptidase — protein MLHISANLDTLAEKFGLHPHKSLLFSAIRLDSHPLVTPLIASRDGADPTILVRQQEQGNVLSAGVPAERIRFYAPWVTIDPRPIADVVVAQSLTSLVEELADGDTVLLDGDVVYSHQLTLTESLTVSVEPTSTSPVRVHSLSTSDIVDRFTDWRRRGADAATQLIADVPHLRGLTEDLGAADTRYAGLESIAAERGIDGLVLIAPPNFSEVTGLSGNGDVAVWVPGSDRVFVVTTTGGTRYGDSIGEYVSLGEAVAALVPGGRIGIEEEFISVGLAAQLVDAGLDLTSTSIDLAHWRDIRDHEDLPFQVIAARTTVYAIEEALAWAEREIEAGTKFTELDIYRHYVEFIDKFTSEHSIEFDVEPYFTNLHSSNRMLFPGPPTDFPINGDTTCIQLDAGVKVTIDGVVVATSDMARSLPRTPAAKEAYAFFFTVVREGIIGQLRPGVVCEDVHEGTLQFLAPHLPRMIEIGMLGEETDFNTIYRRRNVGHLMGKQESFANELRPGYKHALDVGSYGAAEIPWRYGDVAIGTEDLWFIGRNRTYNLTQRDRTHA, from the coding sequence ATGTTGCATATATCTGCCAATCTGGACACGCTTGCCGAGAAGTTCGGTCTACACCCGCACAAGAGTCTGTTGTTCTCTGCAATTCGGTTGGACTCTCATCCGCTCGTCACCCCGTTGATCGCCTCGCGCGACGGAGCCGACCCCACGATCCTCGTCAGGCAGCAGGAACAGGGAAACGTCCTGTCCGCAGGCGTCCCAGCCGAACGTATCCGGTTCTACGCCCCCTGGGTCACGATCGATCCGCGCCCCATCGCGGATGTCGTCGTCGCGCAGAGTCTGACGTCCCTGGTCGAAGAACTGGCCGACGGCGATACCGTGCTTCTCGACGGCGATGTGGTGTACAGCCACCAGCTGACGTTGACCGAAAGCCTGACGGTGTCCGTCGAACCGACGTCAACGAGCCCCGTTCGGGTTCACTCCTTGTCGACGTCGGACATCGTCGATCGGTTCACCGACTGGCGTCGACGCGGTGCTGACGCCGCCACCCAGTTGATCGCCGACGTACCACATCTGCGAGGGCTGACCGAGGACCTCGGTGCCGCCGACACCCGCTACGCGGGTCTCGAATCCATTGCTGCCGAACGAGGTATCGATGGACTGGTTCTGATAGCGCCGCCGAACTTCTCCGAGGTCACCGGGCTATCCGGCAACGGCGACGTCGCCGTATGGGTGCCGGGCAGTGACCGGGTTTTCGTAGTCACCACCACCGGTGGCACCCGCTATGGCGACTCCATCGGCGAATACGTATCGCTCGGCGAAGCCGTTGCTGCGCTGGTGCCAGGCGGGCGGATCGGTATCGAGGAGGAATTCATCTCGGTCGGTCTTGCCGCCCAACTCGTCGACGCAGGCCTCGACTTGACCTCGACATCGATCGATCTCGCACACTGGCGTGACATCCGCGACCACGAAGACCTACCCTTTCAGGTCATCGCGGCCAGAACGACCGTCTACGCGATCGAGGAAGCTTTGGCCTGGGCCGAACGAGAAATCGAGGCCGGGACCAAGTTCACCGAACTCGACATCTACCGTCACTACGTCGAATTCATCGACAAGTTCACCAGCGAGCACTCCATCGAGTTCGACGTCGAACCGTACTTCACCAATCTCCACTCCTCGAACCGGATGCTGTTTCCCGGACCTCCCACCGACTTCCCCATCAACGGTGACACCACGTGCATCCAGCTCGATGCCGGCGTAAAGGTGACCATCGATGGCGTCGTAGTCGCGACGTCCGACATGGCGCGTTCCCTGCCACGTACGCCCGCGGCCAAGGAAGCGTACGCATTCTTCTTCACTGTCGTCAGGGAAGGAATCATCGGCCAGCTGCGCCCCGGTGTTGTCTGCGAGGACGTGCACGAGGGAACGCTGCAGTTCCTGGCCCCACATCTCCCCCGCATGATCGAGATCGGAATGCTCGGCGAGGAAACAGATTTCAACACCATTTACCGACGACGCAACGTCGGACACCTCATGGGTAAGCAGGAATCCTTCGCCAACGAGCTACGCCCAGGATACAAGCACGCACTCGATGTCGGATCTTACGGCGCAGCCGAAATCCCCTGGCGCTACGGCGACGTGGCGATCGGCACCGAAGATCTCTGGTTCATCGGACGCAACCGAACCTACAACCTCACCCAGCGCGACAGGACGCACGCATGA
- a CDS encoding RidA family protein — protein sequence MTDTNTIDPKVRLAERNLSLPELGAPAYSYDAWTQHRDVLYMSGQISRTPDGEVLSGRAGEGATTADAAAAAEVAALNLLARIDQAVGLENVEQILKLNVWIASGPDYTEQPTAAESASKLLIDVLGPAGRHARTTLPTHVLPKNALVELEAIVAVRQ from the coding sequence ATGACCGACACGAACACCATCGATCCGAAAGTCCGACTCGCTGAGCGCAATCTGAGTCTTCCCGAACTCGGCGCCCCCGCCTATTCGTACGACGCCTGGACCCAGCATCGCGACGTCCTGTACATGTCCGGGCAGATTTCGAGGACCCCCGATGGCGAGGTCCTCAGCGGCCGAGCAGGTGAGGGTGCGACAACAGCGGACGCCGCAGCCGCAGCCGAGGTCGCCGCCCTGAATCTACTGGCCAGAATCGACCAAGCCGTCGGCCTCGAGAACGTCGAACAAATCCTCAAGCTGAACGTCTGGATCGCCAGCGGACCCGACTACACCGAGCAACCGACTGCTGCGGAGTCCGCGTCGAAGCTGTTGATCGACGTGTTGGGCCCCGCTGGCCGTCACGCTCGAACGACGTTGCCGACGCATGTACTGCCGAAGAACGCCTTGGTCGAGCTCGAAGCTATCGTCGCCGTGCGGCAGTAG